DNA sequence from the Bradyrhizobium diazoefficiens genome:
GCCGAAGGACGCCGCGGCGATCCCGTCATGTTCAACCCGCTCTACATCCATGCCGGCGTCGGCCTCGGGAAGACGCATCTCTTGCAGGCGGTGACCTGGGCCGGCAATTCCGGCAACGAGCGCAAGGTGCTGTACCTGACCGCGGAAAAATTCATGTACGGCTTCGTCGCCGCGTTGAAGACGCAGACGGCGCTGGCCTTCAAGGAAGCGCTACGCGGCATCGACGTGCTTGTGATCGACGATCTCCAGTTCCTGCAGGGCAAGTCGACGCAGGCCGAGTTTTGTCACACGCTGAATGCGCTGATCGATGCCGGCCGCCAGGTCGTGATCGCGGCCGACCGGCCGCCATCGGATCTCGAAAGCCTTGACGACCGCGTTCGCTCGCGTCTGGCCGGCGGTCTCGTGGTCGAGATGGGCTCGCTCGGCGAGGAGCTGCGCCACGGCATTCTCAAGTCGCGCGTCGCAGCCGCCCGCGCCCATCATGCGACCTTCGAGGTGCCCGAGGAGGTGCTGGCCTATCTGGCGCGCGCCATCACCCATAACGGCAGGGATCTCGAAGGCGCGATCAATCGCCTGCTCGCCCATTCGAAGCTCAACAACCGGCCGGTGACGCTGGAAATGGCGGAGCACGAGGTGCGCGATTTGATCCGGCCGCAGGAGCCGAAGCGGATCAAGATCGAGGACATCCAGCGCGTGGTGGCGCGGCAGTATAACGTCAGCCGCTCCGACTTGCTGTCCTCGCGCCGCACCGCCAATGTGGTGCGTCCGCGCCAGGTCGCGATGTACCTCGCCAAGACGCTGACCTTGCGTTCGCTGCCGGAGATCGGCCGCCGCTTCGGTGGCCGCGACCACACCACGGTGCTGCACGCCGTGCGCAAGATCGAGGCCCTGGTCTCCAAGGACAATGCGCTGTCCGAAGAGGTCGAGTCGCTGAAGCGCCAGCTTCAGGAATAAACGCCTACTTCCTTCACCACTCCCCGTAAGAACGGGGAGAGGGAGCTTACCTGTGCCTGGGCGGCGGTCTTCATTTTGGGCGGAAATCGTGGGGAACTGCCCCACGATCCCTTGAATCCGGAGACCATCCGCGGCACCTTGCGCGCCCCCGGGCGGCTTTGGTCATATCGGCTGGATCCGGCCTTCCGGGGTTTCGGTGCCGCGGCGCGCTTTCCTCCGCCCGGCTTTTTCCATCTTTGGGGATCGGGCGAGTGGTGCAATGAAGGTTACGGTCGAACGCGCGCAACTCCTGAAATCGCTGGGCCACGTCCACCGCGTGGTCGAACGCCGCAACACGATTCCGATCCTGGGCAATGTGCTGGTTCGCGCCGAGAATGCGAAATTGTCGCTGAAGGCGACCGACCTCGACCTCGAGGTGACGGAGACGCTGCCGGCGGAAACTGCCACCGCCGGCTCCACCACAGTGCCGGCGCACATGTTCTACGACATCGTGCGCAAGCTGCCGGATGGTTCGCAGATCGTGCTGGAGGCCGACGGCGACCGCGCCGTGCTTGCAATCCGCGCCGGCCGCTCCCGCTTCACGCTGCAGACCCTGCCGGAGAATGATTTCCCGGATCTCGCCACCGGCGAGCTGTCGCATTCGTTCAATCTCGCCGCCAAGGACGTCAAGCGGCTGATCGACCGCACCCAATTCGCGATCTCGACGGAAGAGACGCGCTATTACCTCAACGGCATCTATCTGCACGCGGCCGGCACCGCGCAAGCGGCGACCTTGCGCGGCGTCGCCACCGACGGCCACCGCCTCGCCCAGCTTGATCTGGTCCAGCCCAAGGGCGCCGAGGGCATGCCCGGCGTGATCGTGCCGCGCAAGACCGTCGGCGAGGTGCAGCGCCTGATCGAGGACAGCGAAGCGGAGATGACGATCGAGCTGTCGCAGGCCAAAATCCGCTTCACCATCGGCAATGTGGTGCTGACCTCGAAGCTGATCGACGGCACCTTCCCCGACTACGGCCGCGTCATTCCGCAGGGCAACGACAAGGAACTCGTCGTCGACAAGAAGGATTTCGAGAACGCGGTCGACCGCGTCTCCACCATCTCGAGCGAGCGCGGCCGCGCGGTGAAATTGTCGCTGTCGCCGGGCAAGCTGGTGCTGTCGGTGACCAATCCGGATTCCGGCAGCGCCACCGAAGAGCTCGAGGTCGAATACGCCTCCGACGCGCTCGATATCGGCTTCAACTCGCGCTACCTGCTCGATATCGCCGCCCAGATCGAGGGCGACGTCGCCACCTTGAAGCTCGCCGACCCCGGCTCGCCGACCCTGGTGCAGGACAAGGACGACAAGAGCGCGCTTTATGTGCTGATGCCGATGCGGGTGTGAGGGACGCTCTCTCGGCCATCCATCGGAGCCGTAAGGTGGGCAAAGCTCGCGCCGCAGCTCGAAGAGCGAAGGCGAAAGCGTGCCCACCATGCAGCGTGGGCACGGCGCGCGAAGAGCGCACCTTTGCCCACCCTACGGCATGCTCCCGCAAAGGGGGAGCGCGCGTCCATGACGAATAGCCCATGACCCCCTCCCGCATTCATCGCCTGACGCTGACGCATTTTCGCAATTACCGGGCGGCGGGGCTCGAGACGGCGGCTGACATGGTGGCGCTGGTTGGGCCGAACGGGGCGGGCAAGACCAATTGCATCGAGGCGATCTCGTTCCTGTCGCCGGGTCGCGGCCTCCGGCGCGCGACGCTGGAAGATGTCGCCGACAACCAGGGCGACGGCTCCTGGGCGGTCTCGGCGCAGGTCGAGGGCGCGCTGGGCCTCGCCACGCTCGGCACCGGCATCGACCCGCCGCGCGCCGACAATACGGTCAGCCGCCGCTGCCGCATCGACCGCGAGCCGGTGAATTCTGCC
Encoded proteins:
- the dnaA gene encoding chromosomal replication initiator protein DnaA, with protein sequence MTTSEQDRWSRVKSRLRSNVGEDVYTSWFARMDLEGVQDESVRLSVPTRFLKSWIQAHYAERVLSCWQAEMPEVHRIDLTVRSAVRPVVQQKEAPAPVEARRAPAPELRSTATAPVSANHDALGGSPLDPRLTFASFVIGRSNTLAHAAARQVAEGRRGDPVMFNPLYIHAGVGLGKTHLLQAVTWAGNSGNERKVLYLTAEKFMYGFVAALKTQTALAFKEALRGIDVLVIDDLQFLQGKSTQAEFCHTLNALIDAGRQVVIAADRPPSDLESLDDRVRSRLAGGLVVEMGSLGEELRHGILKSRVAAARAHHATFEVPEEVLAYLARAITHNGRDLEGAINRLLAHSKLNNRPVTLEMAEHEVRDLIRPQEPKRIKIEDIQRVVARQYNVSRSDLLSSRRTANVVRPRQVAMYLAKTLTLRSLPEIGRRFGGRDHTTVLHAVRKIEALVSKDNALSEEVESLKRQLQE
- the dnaN gene encoding DNA polymerase III subunit beta, which gives rise to MKVTVERAQLLKSLGHVHRVVERRNTIPILGNVLVRAENAKLSLKATDLDLEVTETLPAETATAGSTTVPAHMFYDIVRKLPDGSQIVLEADGDRAVLAIRAGRSRFTLQTLPENDFPDLATGELSHSFNLAAKDVKRLIDRTQFAISTEETRYYLNGIYLHAAGTAQAATLRGVATDGHRLAQLDLVQPKGAEGMPGVIVPRKTVGEVQRLIEDSEAEMTIELSQAKIRFTIGNVVLTSKLIDGTFPDYGRVIPQGNDKELVVDKKDFENAVDRVSTISSERGRAVKLSLSPGKLVLSVTNPDSGSATEELEVEYASDALDIGFNSRYLLDIAAQIEGDVATLKLADPGSPTLVQDKDDKSALYVLMPMRV